In one Neobacillus sp. WH10 genomic region, the following are encoded:
- a CDS encoding acylphosphatase, whose product MSVFKKLRDEYVIRHANRIEFPKFVSSTILRKKVTFSGRVQKVGFRLEIYCIAQRMKLTGWVKNLEDGSVEAEIQGEESKIYFLVNCMQSLKRASVKKVTMIDVPISEDDEIFTIVR is encoded by the coding sequence ATGAGTGTTTTTAAGAAATTAAGAGATGAGTATGTAATTCGGCATGCAAATCGAATTGAGTTTCCTAAATTTGTTTCAAGCACTATATTAAGAAAGAAAGTAACTTTTTCTGGAAGAGTGCAAAAAGTAGGATTCCGCTTGGAAATTTATTGTATTGCTCAAAGAATGAAATTAACGGGATGGGTAAAAAATTTAGAAGATGGAAGTGTGGAAGCTGAAATACAAGGGGAAGAATCAAAAATTTATTTTCTAGTCAATTGCATGCAGTCATTAAAACGGGCATCTGTAAAAAAAGTGACAATGATTGATGTACCTATTAGTGAGGATGATGAAATTTTTACAATAGTGAGATAA
- a CDS encoding amidase family protein, translated as MGKWYNKFIVFFTSLVMALGLYAAPAGAVSNSASPFAERVLSVEIEEATIFELQHAMQREILTSEELVQFYLNRIEEYDDSINSIITVDENVLQEAKQLDKERKAGKVRGPLHGIPVILKDNYDTYDMPTTAGSLSLEGSIPLKDAYQTKRLRDQGAIILGKANLHEFAFGFQTISSLGGQTYNPYDLTRYPGGSSGGTAAAVASNFATVGLGTDTGGSIRIPSSFNNLVGLRPTMGLGSRDGIIPLALSQDVGGPMGRTVEDVAVVADAIAGFDPSDPVTEASIGKVPKTYTHYLKKNGLKKARIGVIRDLFGNDPQVNKMMDQAIADMEALGAEVFEVTVPNLSQILSYPSLSGYEFKFQLNDYLASLGPDAPVRTLSDIIESGKFHPSLESGLKSRNERESLENDEEYHDIITNRPKMARESLMATFNEHDLDALLYPTSSALPAQVGRSQGAGNANRLSPYSGFPAISVPAGFSDNGLPVGLELLGKEFDEPTLIKLAYAYQEGTNHRKAPELE; from the coding sequence ATGGGAAAGTGGTATAACAAATTTATAGTTTTCTTCACTTCTCTTGTAATGGCTTTGGGGTTGTACGCAGCTCCAGCAGGTGCTGTTTCTAATTCAGCAAGTCCCTTCGCTGAAAGAGTTTTATCTGTTGAGATTGAGGAAGCGACGATATTTGAATTGCAGCATGCGATGCAGAGGGAGATTTTAACCTCTGAGGAATTGGTTCAATTCTATCTCAATCGAATTGAGGAGTACGATGACAGCATTAACTCCATCATTACGGTTGACGAAAATGTATTACAAGAAGCGAAACAACTAGATAAAGAACGCAAAGCGGGAAAAGTTCGCGGTCCCTTGCATGGAATTCCGGTTATTTTAAAAGACAACTATGATACATACGATATGCCTACTACTGCAGGATCCCTGTCACTTGAAGGTTCTATCCCTCTAAAGGATGCTTATCAAACAAAGAGATTAAGAGATCAAGGTGCAATCATCTTAGGGAAAGCGAACCTGCATGAATTTGCTTTCGGATTCCAAACAATTAGTTCCCTTGGTGGACAAACTTATAATCCATATGATTTGACAAGATACCCAGGTGGTTCAAGCGGAGGTACTGCAGCGGCGGTTGCTTCCAACTTTGCCACTGTCGGATTAGGGACAGACACTGGTGGGTCCATCCGAATTCCTTCGTCCTTTAATAACCTGGTTGGACTTCGCCCTACTATGGGACTTGGCAGCCGCGATGGAATCATTCCACTTGCACTATCACAGGATGTCGGCGGACCGATGGGACGAACGGTTGAAGATGTGGCTGTCGTGGCCGATGCAATTGCTGGCTTTGACCCATCAGATCCGGTTACTGAGGCCAGCATCGGGAAAGTTCCAAAAACCTATACTCATTATCTTAAGAAAAATGGATTAAAGAAAGCTCGGATAGGCGTTATTCGCGACCTGTTTGGGAATGATCCTCAAGTCAATAAAATGATGGATCAAGCGATTGCGGACATGGAAGCGCTTGGAGCAGAAGTGTTCGAGGTTACAGTTCCAAATCTTAGTCAAATTCTTTCTTATCCAAGCTTAAGCGGATACGAATTTAAATTTCAGTTAAATGATTATTTGGCTAGCCTTGGGCCGGATGCACCTGTAAGGACGTTATCAGATATTATCGAAAGCGGGAAATTTCATCCAAGTTTGGAAAGTGGATTAAAATCCCGAAATGAAAGAGAATCATTAGAAAATGATGAGGAATACCATGACATTATTACCAATCGTCCTAAAATGGCAAGGGAAAGCTTAATGGCAACGTTTAATGAACATGACCTTGATGCACTACTCTATCCAACTTCGAGTGCTTTACCGGCACAGGTGGGCAGAAGCCAAGGTGCAGGAAATGCTAATCGCTTAAGTCCTTATTCAGGCTTCCCTGCAATCTCGGTTCCTGCCGGCTTCAGTGACAACGGCCTTCCAGTCGGGCTCGAGCTGCTAGGAAAAGAATTCGACGAGCCAACATTGATTAAACTAGCCTACGCTTATCAAGAAGGAACTAACCATCGAAAAGCGCCTGAACTAGAATAA
- a CDS encoding UDP-glucose/GDP-mannose dehydrogenase family protein — protein sequence MYKIAVAGTGYVGLVAGVCFAEVGHQVTCVDIDENKVSMMKQGISPIYEAGLEELMQKNFAAGRINYTTDYTRAYKEADAIFIGVGTPEQPDGSANLSYIATAARQIAETIEKDCLIVVKSTVPVGTNDKVEQFIYDFLPHDGEKYTGNDGKEIRVEVASNPEFLAQGTAVRDTLHASRIIIGTESKWAEEMLMKIYEPFNIPIVSVTRRSAEMIKYASNDFLALKISYMNDIANLCELVGADIQDVTLGMSFDERIGSKFLNAGIGYGGSCFPKDTKALKYLAEQHGYELKTVKAAIDVNTEQKTMLFRKASKRLITFSGLKVAVLGLTFKPGTDDLREAPSLDNVPSLLDHGADIFAFDPVGADNFKRRYPEGKISNGSITYVDDVKNALDGANVCFIFTEWDEIKAVKPDEYKKWMRTPLVYDGRNIYGLQGMREAGVEYHSIGRSIGTGRLSQ from the coding sequence ATGTATAAAATAGCAGTGGCGGGTACTGGTTATGTCGGCTTGGTGGCAGGTGTATGTTTTGCAGAAGTTGGGCATCAAGTAACCTGTGTTGACATCGACGAGAATAAAGTAAGTATGATGAAACAAGGAATTTCCCCAATCTATGAGGCAGGCCTTGAGGAACTCATGCAAAAGAATTTCGCTGCTGGGAGAATAAACTATACCACAGATTATACTCGAGCCTACAAAGAAGCAGACGCTATTTTCATAGGTGTAGGGACACCGGAACAGCCTGATGGCTCAGCTAATCTTTCATATATTGCTACAGCTGCAAGACAAATAGCTGAAACAATCGAAAAGGATTGCTTAATTGTTGTAAAGTCGACTGTTCCAGTTGGGACAAATGACAAGGTGGAGCAGTTTATATATGACTTCCTTCCGCATGACGGTGAGAAATATACCGGAAATGACGGTAAAGAAATAAGGGTAGAAGTTGCATCCAACCCAGAATTCTTGGCACAAGGTACGGCTGTTCGAGATACGTTACATGCTTCAAGGATTATTATTGGAACTGAAAGTAAATGGGCGGAAGAAATGCTTATGAAGATTTATGAGCCATTTAATATTCCAATTGTTTCTGTTACTAGAAGATCAGCAGAGATGATTAAATATGCTTCTAATGATTTCCTCGCTCTTAAAATATCATACATGAATGATATTGCTAATCTTTGTGAACTAGTAGGTGCTGATATTCAAGATGTCACTCTGGGTATGAGCTTTGATGAGCGGATTGGAAGTAAGTTTTTAAATGCAGGGATTGGTTATGGGGGGAGCTGCTTTCCAAAAGATACTAAGGCACTAAAGTATCTTGCGGAACAACATGGATATGAGCTTAAAACAGTAAAGGCTGCCATTGATGTAAATACGGAACAAAAGACAATGTTATTTAGGAAGGCAAGTAAAAGGCTAATTACCTTTAGTGGCCTGAAAGTAGCGGTACTAGGTCTAACATTCAAGCCTGGAACTGATGACTTAAGGGAAGCTCCATCACTTGATAATGTACCATCATTATTGGATCATGGCGCAGATATTTTTGCCTTTGATCCGGTTGGAGCGGATAACTTTAAACGGAGATATCCAGAAGGAAAGATTAGCAATGGAAGTATCACATACGTCGATGATGTTAAAAATGCATTAGACGGTGCCAATGTCTGCTTTATCTTTACCGAGTGGGACGAAATTAAAGCTGTGAAACCAGATGAGTATAAGAAATGGATGAGAACTCCGTTGGTATACGATGGACGGAATATCTATGGGTTGCAAGGTATGAGGGAAGCTGGAGTTGAGTATCATTCCATTGGAAGAAGCATTGGTACAGGTAGACTTTCTCAATAA
- a CDS encoding Arc family DNA-binding protein produces MSKRKSFPLRIDPKLYEVLEKWAEDEIRSVNAQIEVILKDAAKKAGRLKK; encoded by the coding sequence ATGAGTAAAAGAAAATCATTTCCGCTGCGAATCGACCCAAAACTATACGAAGTACTGGAAAAATGGGCAGAAGATGAGATCAGAAGTGTTAATGCTCAAATTGAGGTAATATTAAAAGATGCTGCAAAAAAAGCGGGAAGATTAAAAAAATAA
- a CDS encoding ABC transporter ATP-binding protein: MSVLKTSNLTKKFGKFTALNGVDIEVNNGEVFGFIGPNGAGKSTTIRILLGILKATEGEAKIFGMDVWKDAVEIHKRIAYVPGDVNLWPNLTGGEVIDLFVKLRGTNSKSRREELIKKFDLDPSKKCRTYSKGNRQKVALIAAFSSDADLYILDEPTSGLDPLMERIFQECVMEAKREGKSILLSSHILSEVEKLCDKVAIIRQGQVIETGTLDELRHLTRTNLLVETKEALSSLHEVKGVHNIEKKGQTYSFQVDSVELDNVMKYVSQFGIVKLESAPPTLEDLFMRHYEGAGKTSNTGAGGAL, from the coding sequence ATGTCTGTCTTAAAAACATCGAATTTAACGAAAAAGTTTGGAAAGTTTACAGCTTTAAATGGTGTAGACATTGAAGTGAATAATGGTGAAGTATTTGGATTCATTGGTCCAAATGGTGCGGGAAAATCAACAACTATTCGTATTCTGCTCGGTATATTAAAAGCAACAGAAGGAGAAGCGAAGATCTTTGGCATGGATGTCTGGAAAGATGCAGTTGAAATACACAAGAGAATTGCCTATGTTCCAGGCGATGTGAACTTATGGCCTAACTTAACAGGCGGGGAAGTAATTGATCTATTTGTGAAATTACGCGGAACAAATAGTAAAAGCAGGCGCGAAGAACTAATTAAAAAATTCGATTTAGATCCTTCGAAAAAATGTAGAACCTATTCAAAAGGAAACCGGCAAAAGGTTGCCTTAATTGCAGCTTTTTCATCTGACGCTGATCTTTATATTTTAGATGAACCAACATCGGGTCTGGATCCATTAATGGAGAGAATTTTCCAGGAATGTGTGATGGAAGCAAAAAGAGAGGGAAAAAGCATTTTATTATCCAGCCACATTTTATCGGAAGTAGAAAAGTTGTGTGATAAAGTGGCAATTATTCGACAAGGGCAGGTTATTGAAACCGGAACATTAGATGAACTGCGGCACTTAACCAGAACAAACTTACTTGTCGAAACGAAGGAGGCTTTATCTTCTTTACACGAAGTAAAAGGAGTTCATAATATCGAGAAGAAAGGTCAAACATATTCCTTCCAGGTAGATTCAGTGGAATTGGACAATGTAATGAAATATGTAAGTCAATTCGGAATCGTGAAATTAGAAAGCGCGCCGCCTACATTAGAAGATTTATTTATGCGCCATTATGAAGGTGCAGGAAAAACTTCCAATACAGGAGCTGGGGGTGCTTTATAA
- a CDS encoding TetR/AcrR family transcriptional regulator, which translates to MDGFQRRREQKTKNILEAALALFMEYGVQKISIAEIAKKANVSQVTIYNYFVSKHNLVHEVYLYYLDKASDEFEQLLHSNIPFPEKIKQMMFTKNEETKQINEDFYQYIMMEYSTSADYFKQLYVEKSLPRFIDLFNQGKAEGYVDPNLSNEAIIFFIQALNQYLQREEVYQKILPLTEDIMKIFFYGIVGKREN; encoded by the coding sequence ATGGATGGGTTTCAACGACGAAGGGAGCAGAAGACAAAGAATATATTAGAAGCTGCTTTAGCCTTATTTATGGAGTATGGTGTGCAAAAAATTTCAATTGCTGAAATAGCTAAAAAAGCAAATGTATCTCAAGTAACGATCTATAATTACTTTGTGAGTAAACATAATTTAGTGCATGAAGTTTATCTTTATTATTTAGACAAGGCGTCGGATGAATTTGAACAACTTCTTCATAGCAATATACCTTTTCCTGAAAAAATAAAACAGATGATGTTTACAAAGAATGAAGAAACAAAACAGATCAATGAAGATTTTTATCAATATATAATGATGGAATATTCGACCAGCGCCGATTATTTTAAACAACTATATGTAGAAAAGTCTCTTCCTCGTTTTATTGATTTGTTTAACCAGGGAAAGGCAGAGGGATATGTTGATCCGAATTTGTCTAATGAAGCGATTATTTTTTTCATTCAAGCGTTGAATCAATATTTACAACGGGAAGAAGTCTATCAAAAAATACTACCGCTGACCGAAGATATTATGAAGATTTTCTTTTATGGAATCGTTGGAAAAAGAGAAAATTGA
- a CDS encoding SDR family NAD(P)-dependent oxidoreductase: MKTDFKPLDKSKTYLITGAAGFIGYFLSKKLLEQGCCVIGIDNMNDYYDVNLKFARLEKLEAFEKFTFIKGDISDKAMITAIFEEYKPTIVVNLAAQAGVRYSIENPDVYIQSNIIGFFNILEACRNNPVDHLVYASSSSVYGANKKVPFSETDMVDNPVSLYAATKKSNELMAHTYSHLYKIPATGLRFFTVYGPMGRPDMAYFGFANKYFAGEPIRIFNNGDFENDLYRDFTYVDDIVEGIERLLCNPSVGENNVPHKVFNIGNNNPEKLMAFIETLEKCLSNAMGREVLFEKVFESIKPGDVPATFASTELLEEAVGFKPKTSIEDGLQKFAEWYCEYYQVK; the protein is encoded by the coding sequence ATGAAGACAGACTTCAAACCACTAGATAAAAGTAAAACGTATTTGATTACTGGTGCAGCAGGTTTCATCGGATACTTTTTGTCCAAGAAGCTGTTAGAGCAGGGCTGCTGTGTTATTGGTATTGATAATATGAATGATTACTATGATGTAAATCTTAAGTTTGCTCGTTTAGAGAAACTTGAGGCGTTTGAAAAGTTTACTTTCATTAAGGGTGATATTTCAGACAAGGCTATGATTACTGCCATTTTTGAAGAGTACAAGCCTACCATTGTTGTGAATCTAGCTGCCCAAGCGGGTGTGCGTTATTCTATAGAGAATCCAGATGTATATATTCAAAGTAATATCATTGGCTTTTTTAACATCCTTGAAGCTTGCAGAAATAATCCAGTGGATCATCTCGTTTATGCATCATCCAGCTCTGTCTATGGTGCAAATAAAAAAGTGCCGTTCTCAGAAACTGATATGGTAGATAACCCTGTTTCTCTTTATGCGGCAACTAAGAAATCCAATGAATTGATGGCTCACACCTATAGCCATCTTTACAAGATACCTGCGACTGGACTTAGATTCTTCACTGTATATGGTCCTATGGGACGACCAGATATGGCATACTTCGGATTTGCTAATAAGTATTTTGCCGGTGAACCAATTAGGATCTTTAATAATGGTGATTTTGAAAACGACCTATATCGCGATTTCACCTACGTTGATGACATCGTGGAAGGGATTGAGCGACTTCTTTGCAACCCTTCGGTTGGGGAGAATAATGTACCTCATAAGGTATTTAACATAGGTAACAATAACCCTGAAAAACTGATGGCATTTATTGAAACATTGGAGAAGTGTTTAAGTAATGCTATGGGGCGGGAAGTGCTTTTTGAAAAGGTATTTGAATCGATAAAGCCTGGGGATGTTCCAGCAACTTTTGCTTCTACTGAATTGTTGGAAGAGGCGGTTGGATTTAAGCCGAAGACATCGATTGAGGATGGTTTACAGAAGTTTGCGGAATGGTATTGTGAGTATTATCAGGTGAAGTAA
- a CDS encoding ABC transporter permease has product MSKQLYINTRRLSRLMLRRDRIRIPVWLLSLSVLTFIVANAFTGLYSTEQERQIAAETMKNPAMTAMLGPSYGLDNYTNGAMMAHQMLLFTALAVGIMSILFVARHTRADEEEGRIEMIRSLPVGRLSNLQASIFVSVGANLLLALIIGFGLYALGIKSMDLDGSLLYGAALGATGIIFTAITALFAQLTVTSRGTIGFSIAILLMSYLIRAIGDVSNQALSWFSPLGWVLSSEVYVNNYWWPILLTIGVALILVITSLYLNAIRDLEAGFIPAKPGRKYASSFLQSPLGLALRLQRTGLIAWAVGMLILGASYGSVLGDLESYFSNNEMMEKMLTPAAGFSLTEQFLTMLMKIISMICTIPPLMAIFKLKGEEKKNRTEHLLSRAVSRSRLMACYCIVSMVSAFVMLSLAAISLGAVGNSVMEEGIPFGTFYSAAMAYLPAVWIMIGIAVLFIGLAPKLSGLTWVYLTYSFFVIYLGGLLQFPEWMGKLSPFGYIPQLPIEEMDLMKVSILTIIAIVLMVVGFIGYKKRDIQG; this is encoded by the coding sequence ATGTCAAAACAGTTATACATTAATACAAGGAGACTCTCTCGATTAATGCTTCGAAGAGATCGTATTCGTATTCCTGTTTGGTTACTCTCTTTATCCGTTCTTACATTTATCGTTGCAAATGCATTTACGGGATTGTACTCTACAGAGCAAGAAAGACAAATCGCAGCAGAAACGATGAAGAACCCTGCTATGACAGCGATGCTTGGTCCAAGTTACGGCCTGGATAACTATACAAACGGAGCTATGATGGCCCATCAAATGTTACTTTTCACTGCTTTGGCTGTTGGGATTATGAGCATTTTATTTGTTGCGCGTCATACACGAGCAGATGAAGAGGAAGGTCGGATTGAAATGATTCGCTCGCTGCCTGTTGGACGGTTGTCGAATTTACAGGCATCCATCTTCGTTTCGGTTGGAGCAAATCTGTTATTAGCGCTAATTATCGGTTTTGGGTTATACGCTCTTGGAATCAAAAGCATGGATTTAGATGGGTCTCTTTTATATGGAGCAGCTTTAGGAGCGACAGGTATCATCTTCACCGCAATCACAGCATTATTCGCCCAGTTGACGGTGACATCACGAGGGACGATTGGCTTTTCCATCGCTATATTGCTCATGTCTTATCTAATTCGTGCCATTGGGGATGTTAGCAATCAAGCACTCTCTTGGTTTTCACCATTAGGTTGGGTTTTAAGTTCAGAAGTATATGTGAATAATTACTGGTGGCCAATTTTACTAACAATCGGAGTGGCGCTTATTTTGGTTATCACTTCGCTATATTTGAATGCCATCCGTGATTTGGAAGCTGGATTCATACCGGCTAAGCCGGGCAGAAAATATGCATCTTCCTTTTTACAAAGTCCGCTTGGTCTTGCGCTAAGACTTCAGCGTACTGGACTAATTGCTTGGGCAGTTGGAATGTTAATACTTGGAGCATCTTACGGGTCAGTATTAGGTGATCTAGAGTCCTATTTTTCCAATAATGAAATGATGGAAAAAATGTTAACACCAGCAGCAGGCTTTTCGTTAACAGAACAATTTTTAACGATGTTGATGAAAATAATCTCGATGATTTGTACGATTCCACCTTTAATGGCCATATTCAAGCTTAAAGGGGAAGAGAAAAAGAATCGCACAGAACACTTACTAAGTCGTGCGGTGTCTCGTTCGCGGCTTATGGCGTGTTATTGTATCGTATCCATGGTAAGTGCGTTTGTGATGCTGTCGCTTGCTGCTATTAGTCTGGGGGCAGTCGGGAATTCGGTAATGGAGGAAGGAATTCCTTTTGGTACCTTTTATAGTGCAGCAATGGCCTATCTGCCTGCGGTGTGGATCATGATTGGAATCGCGGTGTTGTTTATCGGTTTGGCACCAAAATTATCTGGTTTGACTTGGGTTTATTTGACCTATTCATTTTTCGTAATTTATTTAGGCGGTTTACTTCAGTTCCCAGAATGGATGGGGAAACTATCGCCGTTTGGTTATATCCCGCAACTTCCTATTGAAGAAATGGACCTCATGAAAGTTTCCATACTGACAATTATAGCAATTGTTTTAATGGTTGTAGGTTTTATCGGCTATAAAAAACGGGATATCCAGGGGTAA
- a CDS encoding SPFH domain-containing protein, translating to MKEKSIFKMNGFAALIIALLCIGFGIYLIVTGAAIAGKIAGIVVVIVGLIIGTSLTIVQPNEAKVLTFFGTYIGVIRDQGLWATVPFTFKRSVSLRVTNFNSEKLKVNDLEGNPIEIAAVVVYKVRDAAKALYDVENYEKFIQIQSETGIRHIASTYAYDSFGNNDSTLTLRQNSDEVADVLMYDLQKRLDVAGVDVIEARIMHLAYSSEIASAMLQRQQAQAVLSARKVIVDGAVGLVKAAIDQLTEQDIVELDEEKKAQMVNNLMVAIVSEKGTQPIINTGSIY from the coding sequence ATGAAAGAAAAATCGATTTTTAAAATGAATGGTTTTGCAGCACTTATCATTGCTCTGTTGTGTATTGGTTTTGGAATTTATCTAATCGTTACCGGAGCGGCAATTGCGGGAAAAATAGCCGGAATAGTCGTCGTAATTGTGGGATTAATTATTGGTACGAGTTTAACCATTGTTCAGCCAAACGAAGCAAAAGTATTAACGTTCTTTGGAACCTACATTGGTGTCATCCGGGATCAAGGATTATGGGCAACCGTTCCCTTTACTTTCAAACGAAGTGTTTCATTACGTGTGACGAACTTCAACAGTGAGAAGCTAAAAGTAAATGATTTAGAAGGAAATCCAATTGAAATTGCTGCTGTTGTTGTGTACAAAGTTAGGGATGCAGCAAAAGCATTGTATGATGTAGAAAACTATGAAAAATTCATCCAGATTCAAAGTGAAACTGGTATTCGTCATATTGCGAGCACATATGCCTATGATTCGTTTGGAAATAATGATAGCACCTTAACCCTTCGTCAAAATAGCGATGAAGTAGCTGATGTTCTTATGTATGATTTACAAAAACGGCTTGATGTGGCTGGGGTAGATGTCATTGAAGCACGGATCATGCATCTTGCCTATTCTTCCGAAATTGCTTCTGCCATGCTTCAAAGACAACAAGCCCAGGCTGTTTTATCTGCTCGTAAGGTGATTGTCGACGGTGCTGTAGGGCTTGTAAAAGCAGCGATTGATCAGCTTACAGAGCAAGATATTGTCGAGCTCGACGAAGAGAAAAAAGCACAAATGGTCAATAACCTGATGGTTGCCATTGTTTCCGAGAAAGGAACACAACCAATTATCAATACCGGAAGTATTTATTAA